The Rickettsiales bacterium genome includes a region encoding these proteins:
- the pdhA gene encoding pyruvate dehydrogenase (acetyl-transferring) E1 component subunit alpha, which yields MTSKNDVSVGKELLLKLYKEMLLIRRFEEKAGQLYGMGLIGGFCHLYIGQEAVVVGMQSCITKDDAVITSYRDHGHMLACGMDPKGIMAELTGRIDGFSKGKGGSMHMFSTEKHFYGGHGIVGAQVPIGTGIGFAHKYRNNGNISLVYFGDGSVNQGQVYESFNMASLWKLPVIYIIENNEYAMGTSVKRSHSTTELYRRGEAFGITGKQVNGMDVVAVREAGLEAVEYVRSGKGPFLLEMKTYRYRGHSMSDPAKYRSKEEVADYKENHDPIETMKARLIKEKFAGEDLLKEIDKEIKAVANDAAEFAKKSPEPDESELWTDVLA from the coding sequence ATGACTTCCAAGAACGATGTTTCGGTTGGTAAGGAATTATTGTTAAAATTATATAAAGAAATGCTTTTGATTCGGCGCTTTGAGGAAAAAGCGGGGCAGCTTTATGGTATGGGGCTTATCGGTGGTTTTTGTCACTTATATATCGGGCAGGAAGCAGTGGTTGTTGGAATGCAAAGTTGTATAACCAAAGACGACGCGGTTATAACTAGCTATCGGGATCATGGGCATATGCTGGCTTGTGGTATGGATCCTAAAGGCATAATGGCGGAACTTACCGGACGGATTGATGGATTTTCCAAAGGTAAGGGTGGCTCTATGCATATGTTTTCCACCGAGAAACATTTTTACGGTGGTCATGGAATAGTTGGCGCGCAGGTTCCGATAGGTACAGGAATTGGCTTTGCCCATAAATATCGTAATAATGGCAATATAAGTCTGGTTTATTTTGGTGATGGCTCGGTAAATCAAGGGCAGGTTTATGAGTCGTTTAATATGGCGAGTTTGTGGAAGCTTCCGGTTATTTATATTATAGAGAATAATGAGTACGCTATGGGAACAAGCGTGAAGCGCAGCCACTCAACCACCGAACTTTATCGCAGGGGAGAGGCTTTTGGAATTACTGGTAAACAGGTTAACGGCATGGATGTTGTCGCTGTTCGTGAGGCTGGTTTAGAAGCGGTGGAGTATGTTCGTTCCGGCAAGGGTCCATTCTTACTAGAAATGAAAACTTATCGTTATCGTGGACACTCAATGTCGGATCCGGCTAAGTATCGTAGCAAAGAAGAGGTCGCGGATTATAAAGAAAATCATGATCCGATTGAGACTATGAAAGCTAGGTTGATCAAAGAAAAATTCGCTGGTGAGGACTTGCTAAAGGAAATTGATAAAGAAATAAAAGCGGTGGCGAATGATGCCGCTGAGTTCGCAAAAAAATCACCGGAGCCGGATGAATCTGAATTATGGACAGATGTTCTTGCTTAA
- a CDS encoding ABZJ_00895 family protein has protein sequence MLNKSHVKTILLFSLLYAAEVIAVGSLALYFGIKIPALKILIIFIAALIAIIYFMKEERRKPSGKDVFVLTSGSLICFLLIVLILQHIAGLPFMLPIFIQQSITGLVAIYLVYGFLAKNHLFKGMNFDDEDKQKEK, from the coding sequence ATGCTAAACAAGTCACACGTAAAAACCATATTACTATTTTCTTTATTGTACGCGGCTGAAGTAATAGCGGTAGGCAGTCTCGCGCTGTATTTTGGTATAAAAATACCAGCTCTTAAAATCCTTATAATATTTATTGCCGCCCTAATCGCCATCATCTATTTTATGAAGGAAGAGCGGAGAAAACCATCAGGTAAAGATGTATTCGTACTAACCTCTGGATCTTTAATATGCTTTCTATTGATAGTGCTAATATTGCAACACATAGCAGGGTTACCATTTATGTTGCCAATATTCATACAGCAATCTATCACTGGGCTTGTAGCCATTTATCTGGTGTACGGATTCCTAGCGAAAAATCATCTTTTTAAGGGTATGAATTTTGATGATGAGGATAAACAAAAAGAGAAATAA